A region of Flavobacterium album DNA encodes the following proteins:
- the nhaA gene encoding Na+/H+ antiporter NhaA: MAKLINLKIFARFFHSSSAGGILLLFCVALSLTIANTGWAEGFSDLLATQAGFENDTVHLRYPILLWINDGLMAIFFLLVGLEIKREIVEGELSSIRHASLPVLAAIGGVAVPALLFALFNAGTDTSKGWGIPMATDIAFALGILSLLGSRVPSGLKIFLAALAIVDDLMAILVIAIFYSSELHFAYLGYAGAAFALQIIFNRLGVKNLFAYIIPGIVMWYFIHHSGIHATIAGVLTALTLPTNEEDYDSPLEKLEHALSRPVNFLIMPIFAIANTNITFTDGMVEGLTTNLGLGILIGLFIGKPVGILIMSYLSVKTGISSLPEETSWKHVVGLGFLGGIGFTMSIFIALLSFKDINLQTTAKFAILAASVIAGVLGYLILKSSTAKRSAATGKS; the protein is encoded by the coding sequence ATGGCAAAACTCATCAACCTTAAAATATTCGCTCGCTTTTTTCATTCTTCATCAGCGGGCGGCATACTGCTTTTATTTTGCGTTGCGCTTTCGTTAACAATAGCCAATACCGGTTGGGCTGAAGGTTTTTCGGACCTGCTGGCTACACAGGCAGGGTTTGAAAATGACACCGTCCATTTGCGATACCCCATACTTTTATGGATCAATGACGGCCTGATGGCGATATTTTTTCTGTTGGTAGGACTGGAAATCAAGCGGGAAATAGTCGAAGGTGAACTGTCCTCGATACGGCATGCGTCGTTGCCGGTGCTGGCGGCAATCGGTGGGGTGGCAGTGCCGGCGCTTCTGTTTGCCCTGTTTAATGCCGGGACGGATACTTCGAAGGGATGGGGTATACCCATGGCTACAGATATCGCTTTTGCGCTGGGGATATTGTCTCTTTTAGGGAGCCGGGTGCCCTCCGGGCTAAAAATATTTTTAGCCGCGCTTGCCATTGTTGATGACCTTATGGCCATTTTGGTAATTGCCATCTTCTATTCTTCCGAGCTGCATTTTGCCTACCTTGGCTACGCCGGGGCGGCTTTCGCTTTGCAGATTATATTTAACCGCCTGGGGGTAAAAAACCTGTTTGCCTATATTATCCCGGGAATTGTAATGTGGTATTTTATTCATCATTCCGGAATCCATGCTACGATAGCCGGGGTGCTTACCGCACTGACATTACCTACCAACGAGGAAGATTATGACTCACCGCTTGAAAAGCTGGAGCACGCGCTGTCCAGGCCTGTAAATTTTCTTATAATGCCGATATTTGCAATTGCGAACACCAATATCACGTTTACCGATGGAATGGTGGAAGGTTTGACTACTAACCTTGGATTAGGGATCCTGATTGGGCTGTTTATAGGCAAGCCTGTCGGAATATTGATTATGTCTTATCTTTCCGTCAAAACGGGTATCTCGAGCCTCCCCGAGGAAACTTCGTGGAAACATGTGGTCGGCTTAGGATTTTTAGGAGGTATTGGTTTTACAATGTCGATTTTTATAGCACTGCTGTCCTTCAAAGATATAAATTTACAAACAACAGCAAAATTTGCGATCCTGGCAGCCTCTGTAATTGCCGGTGTCCTGGGATATTTGATCTTAAAGTCCAGCACGGCAAAAAGAAGCGCTGCAACCGGGAAAAGTTAG